TGTAAAAcaaatttagttataaaaaatattatgatattaataaatttatactcattaacaatttttaaaaaattatcgtAAGGgtgaataatttatatttagagttttatttacaattttcttattGAACAGcaccataaaaaaatattatagttaaattgtgtgtacattttttttttactattatttattggTTTCGTGCGGAGGCGGAGTCCAAGAGGTAAGAAGAGTGGAGAAAAGAAATTGGAAGAGAGAATCTGATCAGAACAGAGTTGTTGAGAGAACCGCGTTCTGTTCTGATTCGCCAAGAATTCAGCGATCCAAACGCAATCGGAAGCAATCGGTTAATTGCTTCCGGCAAGGACAATGGCTTCGGAGATTGAAATTTCTCCGGCCGACGCTCGCAAGGCTCCCGGCAAGGAGCAGCAAGCGGCCGGCGTCGGAATCCTTCTGCAGATCATGATGCTCGTCCTGTCTTTCGTCCTCGGCCACGTTCTCCGTCGCAAGAAGGTTTACATCATCCCCGAAGCCAGTGCTTCTCTTCTCATAGGTACCTTCCCTTCCCTttcttcaacctttttttttttttctttgtcccCTTTTTTTAACCTAACAACTTTTACTCTCCAGGGTTAATTGTTGGCATTCTAGCAAACATTTCGAACACCGAGACTAGTATCAGGTTATTTTCACCAATAATAAACTCCGTTATTGGTTCTTTGAGTTTATTTTCTGGAGCTGACATTTGGAATGTGGAATTTGTACAGGGCGTGGTTCAATTTTCACGAGGAGTTTTTCTTCCTGTTCCTGCTACCTCCTATCATATTATATCCTCTGATAGATAccgttattgtttttttttccctcgaaattttagttatttgttttattcatgTATTGTGGCTACCCTATGTCGTGTTTTTCTTGACTCCTCGTACTCAGTCCGGGTTCAGTCTCGCACCTGTGAGTTCCTCCACTGTGGTCTTTTGTCTACAAAGCTAGAACATCTTTTGAGAATTTGTTTACTGAAAAAGAATCGCTCTATATGTTCAGTAGAGAAGCTCTCAGAAACTCTTTTAGCCTGTACCCAAACGGGTCTTCTGATCTCTAAAGACAAGCCTTTTGACTTGGTGTTAATGGTTATTCATTTGCAGAAACCCTTTTTCTCGAATTTTGGAGCAATAGTCACATTTGCTATATTCGGCACCTTTATAGCTTCAATTGTTACGGGTATCTTGGTGTAAGTTTTTTTACCTCTCTTTTAGTGTAACTGGTACGCGTTCTTATTAGGTTAATCTGTAGAAGTTCTTTTATATAAGttctcttggttttttttttcttagaactTTTTATGGTGAAACTCATCCAGGCATACCTTTATCAATCTTGAATCTTGGATAGTGGTCTTTATCAACTAACTTTGAAAATGCTATAGAGAGATAAAGGGAAGCAGGATGACCACCATTTAAATGTTATGAAGGTTTTAAATTGTGGTCATGTTAGTGGTAGTGTTTTCGCTGCAATCCTTGATATTGTGGTATATTGTTGACAAATGCGGTCAATGCAGTCATAATTGTGGTAGCACTAATCCTAAGAATTTTGCCCTTGAGGCTGAAATTGCAATTGCAGGTTTTAAACCTTAGTTAGAATGCATATTAAATATCGTATTCTACTTATAAATACTcataatcaaaacaaaatgccaaaaattaaagaaattcatGATAAAGAATAGCTCACAAGTTAAAACACAATTACCATCACTGTTGAaccaataaaaatatgatagtgatgtcaaaaaatgaaacatggtagtgaaaataatggaaaatgaatatagcaaattagataataataattatcctAATGTGAGCTgggaaggagaagaaaaaataacacatgAAAAAGAAGTCTTTTAAAATGTTTAGGAACAGAGGTAAAAACAAAGGTTACTTTTTTGAGCAATATTGTACCTGTAAACCCCCCACAAATGGTGTTCAAGGGTAACAATGGGTTTTTTGAAGGCTGTATCATGGTAGTTCTGCTATCCCGCagaaaaatccattttttccaGTATCGGGGCCACAATGGCCGCCGTTGAAAATCACTCTACTATTTGAATCTCACAGCGGCTGAGGGCACCTCCTCTCCATTCCACTATTCTACTATAGTGCAGCCATCGTGTGCTATTGATTGTATTGTATGAGGAATTTTTTCAGTTAATTGCTAATTATTTTTCCTCTACGCTGCAGTTATCTTGGTGGTTTGCTCTTTCTAATGTATAGGCTACCTCTCGTAGAGTGCCTGATGTTTGGTGCTCTTATATCAGCTACCGATCCTGTAACTGTTTTGTCCATATTCCAGGTGATTTTCCTCTTTATTTTGTAATTCGTCCGTTTATACCTGTAGTCTGTTAGTCCATTAGCATGTTTCGATATATCCTAGTTTGTGATCCATAAGGCTCTTTAATTTAATCCAGTATGCATGTCCAATACAAAAGGCAGCAGAACGTCAATAACCTGGGTTGATTAGCTTTCCCTCCTATGTCTGCTTTTTTTGCccatttttctacatttttcacaaaagttCAAATATTGGTTTAGATTATCATAACATTTGGTATAATGACAGATAAATTATGAATCACAAAAGATATCAGTATATAGCATATTTTCATCAATAGTATGTAGCAGGAAAATAACATGAAGCCTAAGtgaggaaaatttaaaactttacaaATCTATAATATTCTACACCATCAACTCATCAAAAACTGGATGAAGTGGCCAATTTATGAATCACATTAGGGATTTGTACCATAGTTATCACCCTGAGATTGGGGTTCGTAAAAGCAAGAGTGGGATGAcctccattatatatatatatatatatatatatatgtatatatgtatatatgtatatattataagacgaactaaataatttatactaCACTTATATGTAATAATCAAAACcaccaaataaaagaaattcagGATAAACCATTATTAAAGTTTACACTCACAAAATCACCATCAATCTAGGGCCAGTAAAAAATTGGCAGAAATTAAGGTCAAAACAGTGGTAAATTGTGGAATGTTTTACCTCCTAGAAACCACCCCAAACAATGATGTTTGAGGCAATGCTGTTAAATGGCAGCACCATGGTGGAATGGGTGTGGTGAATTCTTTGCCAACTGCCGCAGGCAATTTGTGAAGGGAGGTCTGTTTCAGCAGTGCCATAGGCTGCTGCAATGGTATCTTTATATGGCGGAATTTCGCTGTTCTGTCATCCACCTTTGATAGTTCTAGGGGTAATGCCTTTAAACCTTTATCATGGTAGTGCTGCTATATATATCTTGTAAAAGCTTGCTACTTCGGCCGCTatttgaggcccatagtggcCTAGGCCCACTCCACTTTCCTGTTAGAGCTTGCTATTGACCACTAAACATTGGGCTCTCCTATTTTCTTAGGTCATCTTCTGTTTTCCTTCGTAATAATTCTGACTGTATGCACAATAAATCTATATcatatgatatatataatttctaacTTGGAACTTCACCTTTGTTATTTGCAGGAGCTGGGCACTGATGTCAATCTATATGCCTTGGTTTTTGGGGAATCCGTTTTGAATGATGCAGTAAGTTCCTGTTGCTAGagaatatacatttttttttgctgCAGTGCAGATGTTGTTAAAGATAGATAATGCTAATCCGCTgatctttttcattatttttgtaacgaattatttgttatttctttttgtgGTAACCCTCCCTCTTGTGTTATGGGCAGATGGCAATTTCTTTGTACAGGTATTTGAACTTCTGAAGTATATGGCTTTTATCTGAAGTACCAATATCATTAAGGTTCACTTTTAACTTAAGCACGTACTTTGCAGGACCATGTCATCTGTTAAAGCTCATCCATCTGGACAAAATTTATTCATGGTGGTTGTTCGGTTTTTGGAGACTTTTGTAGGGTCAATGTCAGCAGGTTGGTCTTTATAAAATGTTCTGTTTTGGTTGTGGTTCAGGGGAGTAGGGGGACCTCACAAAGGGctagttttattttgttaactttgCATCATAGATGCTAATCCTTAGTTGTGATTCATTTGGTGATTTTGCAGGTGTCGGTGTTGGATTTATATCTGCTTTGATATCCTTTGAAATCCATTATTGTCCTATATATTTGTAGTACAAATTTTTTCagatttaaaagtaaaaatatattgtgaaaCCTTGACTACCAGAACCTATTTAAGTATGCAGGATTAGATATTGACAAGTaagtattttatattagttttcaACGGGAAGATTTGTTGTTTGATGATTACATCATGTTTGGAATAAACTGATTAGAAGAATTTTATGGTTCCATCCAGCCTTCAAAACTTGGAAAGCTGTCTATTTGTCCTTTTCCCATATTTCTCGTAAGATGTCTTCTTGGATCATTTGTTCAtacttttcatacaattttcTCAACTTTCACTCATGATGTAAgtcaatacaaaaatattttcatttttaggtACATGCTTGCTGAAGGCCTTGGTCTCTCTGGTATTGTTTCAATACTGTTCACTGGAATAGTAAGTGCATATTATTTACACACACATTCGAGGAGGGATTAAATTACACTGGTGTAAGTTACACCAAATATTACAccgttaataattttatatataatgtgaATTTTGTCAATCCAagctttaaattataatttaatatcattgtGATTATTATGTGTAATTTTGTTACATTGAACCACAATAACAagacaattaaattattaatattttagtatattttgaaaatcacttCAATCTTAATCTATATAAAAGATGCATCAAGCAATTTTAGATTAATATGAAGTTTTGTATATATGATCTATGTGATAGAAACTTTCAATCTAACAatgacttttaaaaaaaatatgatccAAGCGCAAGATATTGAACAGTGTAACATTTGACATAACTTACATGGTGTAATTTGAtccacacaccacacacacattcTGTGTTTCATGTCCATTTAATACATCTTTATGAGTattcttgtgtttttgttttaggTCATGAAGCATTATACGTATTCCAATTTGTCACAAAGTTCTCAAAGATTTGCTTCAGCCTTTTTCGAGTTGATATCATCTTTAGCTGAAACATTTGTGTAAGGAGAATTTCATTTGTGTTTCTTACCCTGTGGTGTTTAGACATTTCCTCTGAATGATATGTGCACACCTTTTGTCTTATGTTGTACAGATTTATATACATGGGCTTTGATATTGCTATGGAGCAACATAGCTGGTCACATGTTGGATTTATATTCTTCTCCATTGTATCCTTTTTGGCCCACAAATTGGAAGTGTAGTGATATGTTAGTTATATCACCTTAGGGTTTTATTCTTTTGTCGGTGCTTCTTCCTTAACCCATATAATAACCACTTCAGATATTTATCGGAATTGCAAGGTATTTAATTTATACTGATTGatatcattttatgtttttgattaCTGTGACACATGCTCATTTCTGGCATTTTTGATAGTTTCTCTACAGCAATGATTTGTATGCATTTTAAGCATATTTATACTTTTGCATTTCTCTTAGAAGTTGTAAATTATATTCTTGGGTTGCTACGTGCAGGGCTGCAAATGTCTTTTCTTGTGCTTATTTGGTCAATCTGGTTAGACCCAGTCATCGAAAGATACCTCCAAAACATCAGAGGGCGCTTTGGTACAGTGGTAAGAAATTGAATAACACATAAATCATGTAATTTACTGTGAAAGGTTGATTAATTCTGTCTATGAAATGAACCGCTTCCTGCCTCTGGCATATTCTAAAATGTCATGCCTAAGTTGTTTACCTTGTGCATGTGAATAGGACTTCGAGGAGCAATGGCTTTTGCGCTTGCTCTGCAATCCGTTCATGATCTTCCAGAAGGACATGGACAGACCATCTTTACTGCAACTACTGCTATAGTTGTCTTGACGGTAGGCACACTCTTGTCCATCCACTAAACTAATTactgtaaaaaataaatatggcgGTAGTGTAAGGTACTTGACCATGTTGTACATCGTgtacattataaatattatttgcaTACACAGTGCCTATAAGGGCAAAAACTGAGTGTAGGGAAGATAAGAATTTGAGGTGGATGAGTAATATAAGATCAGTGACGTGTTGTTAAAGGTTGGTCctattcatttaattttcatattcgGGTTATTAGTAGCTAGGTAACTTTTATCCCCAGCTTTTTTAATTCCCATCCCTGAGCAGTAATTTCAACACCAAACATTATTTTTTCAGGTATTGCTAATTGGTGGTTCGACGGGTACCATGCTGGAAGCTCTAGATGTTGTAGGTGGTGATGATGATAGCCCTTTGTCTTCTTCAATTGGTACTATCACAGTAAGTTTTACAACAAATAATACCATTTAAGACATTGTTTTTGGTGTATTCTACTTTTATGGAGTTTCTTACGTCTTTTACCCTGAAGTTTGCATTTGGAAGCATCACACATCACTATTAGGAAGATGAAAGACTAGATAGTAGCTGGGCTTTATGACTTAACAGTCAGTCATGCATATATCATTTTGGTTTAGTCATTTAGTGAAGTTATGTAGGATGAGAGGGTCTTTTGCTTTCTTAATTAGCAGAAACATGCAGGAAGGGAATTCTGCTTTACTATTAAGATTTGGGTGGATCTAGTTTATAGCTATGTATAAAATTAACTTTCCCTTTTGGGAGGACAACTTTCTTTTGGTAGAAATAATATGCTACATTTGGTACAGAAAGAAGTGGAAGCATGCATTgaaattatgattatttatgaATGACTTGCGTCCAAAATAGAAGTTATTGACCACTCGATTGTGGAGAGAGACTAAAAAGAAACTCCTAGCCTATGAAGTAGAGGGTAAAGATCTCCCTGGCTGATGGAATTCTACTTGCCAAGCATGCCCAACCAAGTAGCAAGTGTTTGGTTTAATTATCCCATGCTAAACTGATGGCTGGGCAAATCATGCTTCATGTCACTTGCAAAGTTCTTATTGtgtgtgattttaattttaagtctCCATGTCctgtaatgattttttaatatcaaattgtttgttttattacaaaattagaTCACTGAATTCTGACAGTCCCAAAATGACTCTGACAATGGATAATATTTAACTGAATGAATCTACTTATTTAATTGATTCTCTTTCAAATAAtgtattttggttttttttttgcaagAATTTTGATGGAAACAACGGTTATATTGCTCCTCCTTACAATGAAGAGTCATCTTCAGGGAACAAAATCAAGATGAAGCTAAAAGAATTCCACAAGAGGTATTGCATATGTTCTGAAACTGCAAATATGGCTAGGTATGTAATGATATTGCCAGTCTAATTTCTCTCTGCTTCTTCATTGCAGTGCTGCATCCTTTACAGCATTTGATAAAAACTACCTGACCCCATTCTTTACAACTCAAaatggagatgaagatgatgaaggtAAGTTTTATGGAAAATTGTCATTCTCACTGAAATATTAATGAAGTAAATAGGAGGAATAGGAAGCAAGGATATGACCTAGACATGGGTACATGATAGGTTTTGAAAATCATAGGACAACACGTGGCTAAGatattacatataaaattgctaataaaaaaatattacatataaagttaataaatattaaattgggagaacttttatgtttaaaaatgatCATGAATTTGTACCGTTGTTTAATTATTGAGGAATTCCAATTTCTACCAGTatatatgtttaaaaagtaaaagtaagttactgtaaaaaaaataagtaaaagtaaattcttttttataggATTCGTTGTTGTGATACGGCTATGCGTGAGCCCATTTAGAAGTGTTCGTACATCCTTAGGTTGAGTATTCAGTATAGTTTGTATTTAgaagtgtttaaaataattatttttcatccaTGTTCCTGgagttatttttacactttgacttttttttttttttaaggtaacGAGTATTTTAGGTGTGAAGTAATTTTGTTTTGACATTAACTATATTCCCGCAATTTGTTATTCTTGATTTTGACAGCCGAGCCTTTTACTTCTACAAGATCGGGATTTCATGGGCAGAACCGCTATTAGACATGATTCCTTCCAGACAACATACTGCATGCGATTTTGTACATAATTTCCGTCACGCATTTTATAGATAGCTCGTAGGAATTGGCACGATACAGGGATCTAATTTACCTCCTACATTATTCCAAGTTGTACGATTGAGAATGTGAAATCTCATTAGGTTGGAGTTTGGACAACATCATCGCGGCAGATGTAGCTAGCATATTCCTCTGCCATGAAGTTGGAGGTTTATAATTTGGATCTCACCCACTACACATGCATTTATACAGGTTTTCTTTACTTAGAGAAAATTCGTGTTCACCCCACCATTGTGACAGTGAAATTATATCATCCCAAAATGAATACAGTCATGGAAAATTATAccacaaaataaatacatcatGGACTACGGATGAGTCCTTTTACAGGTAATTTAAGAGTGGTGAATAGTAGTTGGCGAAGAAGCACATTACTTGTAAATTTTCAGGACGTTGAGATGTTTATTTGTTAGTAGAGTGTCATTTTAAATCTTAAATGCTTttcattttgttaaatttagttaaaagggACGATTTATAATGAAGTAGTTATGTTTTGAATGTTTTTACTGCACAAGTTTTACTCAAGCGAAGTGGCAGACTCGAGCAATTTAACTTCAGAATTGATTTTGGAACAAAAATTTCGGTGTAACAAAGACCAAACTAGAACTAAATAAACTACTCAAGGAAAGAATAACCAAACGCATTCAGTCACATTGTTACGTTCTAGTATTGGTTTAAAAAAAGtcattattaaaacaattttattacatttttactgatttcatttttaataaataatatacccaaaattttatcataatttattacttaaaatgtatataattattgtaatatttgaaaaattagtaTTATTTCCATCTtgcatttcataaaaaaaaagagtttagttttagctttttttttttaattcttaaaaactaCAAAAGAATATTGATATATGGAGTATAAAAaagatagaataaaaatataattttagaggGAGGAAATCATAAATttgttaagtaaaataaaattcactaatgatttacatttatttgtttttcaactAATGATGGAAGGCAGCTCTTAAGCTATATCATAAGTTTTTCTTTCCAGGTCAAAGCCAAAAGTTTCATCTCTCTAAAGTCACCTTATTCAATAACTACAacagtaaattaaaaaaaaaaaattggtaaaaaatcttatattttattcttctacAAGATAAAATGACCACAATTATACCTCATACCGTGCATcgaattttcctttttttattggTTGTCCAATTGACACGAACATGAACAACCTTGTTTTATAAATGAACCAAAGGCTAGCCATAGCAGCAATCAGAAAGGCTCCTATcccaaatacaaataaatatgtttGACGAGAAACAAGTGGCATTATTTATTACCCATTACGAAACAACAACACACAACAAAaactaacattaaaaaaaaaaaaaaaactctttatCGATATTTGAAATTAGAACCGTTACAACGTAAACACACATCCCCAACGGCTACTTCTCCTTCCATTCCAACCCAAACCCTTCCTTCTTCTCCCCCAATCACTCAAAACTTCTCCTCATCTCTTTCACACCCACCACTGTTCCCTCACCTAAATctccattttcatccatttggGGTTTCCCATGGTGCAGGTTCAGATCATGCAAGAGGACAACCCCGATCTCACCGCCCCTCCGCTCCCTCCTCCGCCTCCCCACCAGCGCCGCCCGAGGGTCCGAGAGGTCAGCTCCCGGTTCATGTCCCCCGCCGTGCAGCGCCGCCCGCGGACAGATCCTGATTCCGCCGCCGCCGACGAGAACTCCGAAACCCCATTTCCAATGGGATGTTCCGTCTCTCAGAGAAAACAACCACAACGTTCCTTGAAGCTTTTCAAAGAGAACAACAACGGACACGAACAGGTTCCGCCACACCCTTCAAAATCGTGTTCTGGCAGAATCGGCAGCGGCAATTCCACACCTTGTGTTTCTAGGCCTGGCACTCCCACTCCCTCGGTTTACGTGTCTTCAAGGTATAGACTCTCACAA
This portion of the Vigna unguiculata cultivar IT97K-499-35 chromosome 6, ASM411807v1, whole genome shotgun sequence genome encodes:
- the LOC114188688 gene encoding sodium/hydrogen exchanger 6-like, which gives rise to MASEIEISPADARKAPGKEQQAAGVGILLQIMMLVLSFVLGHVLRRKKVYIIPEASASLLIGLIVGILANISNTETSIRAWFNFHEEFFFLFLLPPIIFQSGFSLAPKPFFSNFGAIVTFAIFGTFIASIVTGILVYLGGLLFLMYRLPLVECLMFGALISATDPVTVLSIFQELGTDVNLYALVFGESVLNDAMAISLYRTMSSVKAHPSGQNLFMVVVRFLETFVGSMSAGVGVGFISALLFKYAGLDIDNLQNLESCLFVLFPYFSYMLAEGLGLSGIVSILFTGIVMKHYTYSNLSQSSQRFASAFFELISSLAETFVFIYMGFDIAMEQHSWSHVGFIFFSIIFIGIARAANVFSCAYLVNLVRPSHRKIPPKHQRALWYSGLRGAMAFALALQSVHDLPEGHGQTIFTATTAIVVLTVLLIGGSTGTMLEALDVVGGDDDSPLSSSIGTITNFDGNNGYIAPPYNEESSSGNKIKMKLKEFHKSAASFTAFDKNYLTPFFTTQNGDEDDEAEPFTSTRSGFHGQNRY